The following coding sequences are from one Elusimicrobium minutum Pei191 window:
- a CDS encoding metallophosphoesterase, whose translation MWAFYALAFSVFIILHVFCSGTFYYFFPSAVTKTAFWAAPVFCTGLIVLSFALNRRSTGFFEGIVTMLGHYWTGIIFIIFSVAILMVFSEIIFNFFKIPAKLWIGRAGLCAMAVFIILGIIGGLMPPKTVTINLKSDKLPVEKLKVVQISDTHLGTGVAVKRVKKMVDQVNALEPDLIVVTGDYFENGEKFRAKNAHALKQMKAKYGVYGVFGNHEFYGGVKKSVEFFKMAGTELLRNDSVEPLPGVVVSGVDDFASAHISRSDFAEFLKTINPQKYNILLQHEPRFYDTAENKVDLMLSGHTHRGQIFPFHFLVKARYPYFYGLYTRGETKYYVTSGAFYWGPPMRLFSRNEIVLFNIEK comes from the coding sequence ATGTGGGCTTTCTATGCGCTGGCGTTTTCTGTTTTTATAATTCTTCATGTTTTTTGTTCGGGTACTTTTTATTATTTCTTTCCGTCCGCCGTAACTAAAACGGCTTTTTGGGCGGCTCCTGTTTTTTGCACGGGGCTTATTGTTTTAAGTTTTGCTTTAAACCGCCGCTCGACAGGTTTTTTTGAAGGTATAGTTACAATGCTCGGACATTATTGGACGGGAATTATTTTTATAATTTTTTCCGTTGCTATATTAATGGTTTTTAGCGAAATCATTTTCAATTTTTTTAAAATACCCGCCAAATTGTGGATAGGCCGCGCCGGATTATGCGCGATGGCGGTATTTATTATTTTGGGTATTATCGGCGGGCTTATGCCCCCTAAGACGGTAACAATTAACTTAAAGTCTGATAAACTGCCTGTTGAAAAATTAAAAGTTGTTCAAATTTCCGACACTCATTTGGGCACGGGCGTAGCTGTTAAAAGGGTAAAAAAAATGGTTGACCAGGTTAACGCGCTAGAACCTGATTTAATTGTTGTAACAGGCGACTATTTTGAAAACGGCGAAAAGTTTAGAGCAAAAAACGCGCACGCATTAAAACAAATGAAAGCAAAATACGGCGTGTACGGGGTGTTCGGCAACCATGAGTTTTACGGCGGGGTCAAAAAATCGGTTGAGTTTTTTAAAATGGCCGGCACCGAACTTTTAAGAAACGATTCCGTAGAGCCGCTGCCCGGCGTTGTTGTAAGCGGGGTTGACGATTTTGCGAGCGCGCATATAAGCAGAAGCGATTTCGCGGAATTTTTAAAAACAATTAACCCTCAAAAATATAACATTCTTCTCCAGCATGAGCCAAGGTTCTATGATACAGCTGAAAATAAGGTTGATTTAATGCTTTCAGGACATACGCACAGGGGGCAAATTTTCCCTTTCCATTTTTTAGTAAAAGCCAGATATCCGTATTTTTACGGTTTATACACAAGAGGCGAAACAAAATATTATGTTACTTCGGGCGCTTTTTACTGGGGCCCGCCGATGAGGCTTTTTAGCAGAAACGAAATTGTTTTATTTAATATAGAAAAATAA
- a CDS encoding glycoside hydrolase family 3 protein, with the protein MKKLFFVVFFTAVFAHGAVPDFDSLTLDQKLGQTLVAFVDTDNAHKYQSAIEKGLVGGVLVQWGNYSLEQTTELAAKLQSWAAKSPHKIPLLISIDYEGGTVYTPVTLGFEYLPPNMMIAAANDEEAAARIFYLAGLELRKAGIHINFSPVVDVNINPGNPIIGVRSFGSSPELVGRMGAAVVSGLSAANVMSVAKHFPGHGNTVLDSHYSLPVLNITKKEMQDVHLAPFKKAIEAGVPGIMTAHIIYKNYDPKNPATYSKRILNDLLRTEMKFKGVIISDALDMKGATLDGNIALSAAKTLEAGSDMALLGRFLNADKTFNKIYGYVGTELSQKRIEEASKKILDLKKQMGLFDEQKEPFTSTSKAYAAAAEVIAKKSVTVLRNKNNKIPLKEEFANTPGKKVCAVFFAPTRFAEEITSFNKPFLEKGWKVNYYNAIMKPTSKDLKRARECAKGADLFVIGTLQWAAKPFYKQTAVIGTLLEEFPDAVVISTMSPYEVKTYPGAKTVLLTYGISKHSMKAAADVIVGNIPAQGKLPIELE; encoded by the coding sequence ATGAAAAAACTATTTTTTGTTGTATTTTTTACGGCTGTTTTTGCCCACGGGGCTGTGCCTGATTTTGATTCCCTTACATTGGACCAGAAATTGGGACAGACGCTTGTTGCTTTTGTCGATACGGACAATGCTCATAAATACCAAAGTGCTATAGAAAAAGGGTTGGTTGGCGGTGTGCTTGTGCAATGGGGCAACTACTCTTTAGAGCAAACGACCGAGCTTGCGGCCAAATTACAAAGCTGGGCGGCCAAATCCCCGCATAAAATACCTTTATTAATTTCAATAGATTATGAAGGCGGCACGGTTTATACTCCGGTTACTTTAGGTTTTGAATATCTTCCGCCAAACATGATGATAGCCGCCGCTAATGATGAGGAAGCAGCGGCCAGAATATTTTATCTTGCCGGCCTTGAACTTAGAAAAGCGGGTATACATATAAACTTTTCGCCCGTGGTTGACGTTAACATTAATCCGGGCAACCCTATAATAGGGGTACGCTCTTTCGGCTCCTCGCCGGAATTAGTGGGACGTATGGGCGCGGCTGTTGTAAGTGGGCTTAGCGCGGCGAACGTAATGTCCGTGGCGAAACATTTTCCCGGCCACGGCAACACTGTTTTGGATTCTCATTACAGCCTTCCTGTTTTAAACATAACAAAAAAAGAAATGCAGGATGTTCATCTGGCTCCATTTAAAAAAGCAATAGAAGCAGGTGTGCCGGGTATAATGACGGCTCATATTATTTATAAAAATTATGACCCCAAAAATCCCGCCACATATTCCAAAAGGATATTAAATGATTTATTGCGTACGGAGATGAAATTTAAAGGCGTAATTATATCAGACGCGCTTGATATGAAAGGCGCTACCTTAGACGGCAACATCGCTTTAAGCGCGGCTAAGACGCTTGAGGCGGGTTCCGATATGGCGCTTTTGGGCAGGTTTTTAAACGCGGATAAAACTTTTAATAAAATTTACGGTTATGTGGGAACGGAACTTTCACAAAAAAGAATTGAAGAAGCTTCTAAAAAAATACTTGATTTAAAAAAACAAATGGGTTTGTTTGACGAACAGAAAGAACCTTTTACCTCCACTTCCAAAGCTTACGCCGCCGCGGCGGAAGTTATAGCCAAAAAATCAGTAACCGTTTTAAGAAATAAAAATAATAAAATTCCGTTAAAAGAAGAGTTTGCTAACACTCCGGGTAAAAAAGTGTGCGCCGTGTTTTTTGCCCCTACAAGATTCGCGGAGGAAATAACTTCGTTTAACAAACCGTTTTTGGAAAAGGGATGGAAGGTAAATTATTATAACGCTATTATGAAACCCACAAGCAAAGATTTAAAACGCGCAAGAGAATGCGCTAAAGGAGCGGACCTTTTTGTTATAGGAACTTTACAGTGGGCGGCAAAACCTTTTTACAAACAAACAGCCGTAATAGGCACTTTGCTTGAAGAATTTCCCGACGCGGTTGTTATATCAACAATGAGCCCGTACGAAGTAAAAACTTACCCCGGCGCTAAAACTGTTTTATTAACTTACGGCATAAGCAAGCATTCAATGAAGGCGGCGGCGGACGTGATTGTGGGCAATATCCCCGCGCAGGGTAAGCTGCCCATAGAATTGGAATAA
- a CDS encoding DedA family protein has protein sequence MEIFSTVLDVFLHLDVYLNSLAGALGPWLYVLLFVVIFCETGLVVTPFLPGDSLLFAVGALSALPESPINLPLIIIVLIVAAIAGDSVNYEIGKHIGPKIFTKDTGWLLNKKHLQQTHDFYEKYGGKTIILARFIPVIRTFAPFVAGIGKMSYRFFISYNVIGAVAWVLIFTLAGYKFADLPVVQNHFHYIIVTIVVISCLPAVYEIVKAKYFSKK, from the coding sequence ATGGAAATATTCTCAACAGTATTAGATGTTTTTTTACATCTTGACGTTTATTTAAATTCATTAGCGGGCGCTTTGGGGCCTTGGCTTTATGTTTTGCTTTTTGTAGTTATATTTTGTGAAACAGGTTTAGTTGTAACCCCTTTTTTACCGGGCGACTCTCTTTTATTCGCGGTGGGCGCGCTTTCCGCTTTGCCCGAAAGCCCTATAAATCTGCCTCTTATAATAATTGTTTTAATTGTAGCCGCCATAGCGGGTGACAGCGTAAATTATGAAATAGGAAAACACATAGGCCCTAAGATATTTACAAAAGACACAGGCTGGCTGCTTAATAAAAAGCACCTTCAGCAAACCCATGATTTTTATGAAAAATACGGCGGGAAAACAATTATTTTAGCGCGTTTTATTCCTGTTATAAGAACATTTGCCCCGTTTGTGGCGGGAATAGGCAAAATGTCTTACCGTTTTTTTATAAGTTATAACGTTATAGGCGCTGTGGCCTGGGTGCTTATTTTTACTCTGGCGGGCTATAAATTTGCGGATTTGCCTGTGGTGCAAAACCATTTCCACTATATTATAGTAACTATCGTGGTAATATCCTGCTTGCCGGCGGTTTATGAAATTGTTAAGGCAAAATATTTCTCAAAAAAATAA
- a CDS encoding GGDEF domain-containing response regulator, with protein sequence MANERILIADDNNAIRELVEDILKDAGYEVVTAVDGDDALEKIYMQNPALCILDYEMPNKSGFDVVREVRGRAGYVSMPIMIFTAISDRDIKIQGLGLDIDDYLNKPADAEEIIARVKLLLRRTKQRLDSNPLTRLPGNPSIQATIESRIQEQLKFAVLYCDLNNFKAFNDKYGFEAGDKIIKFTAMTILEAAKLDPENFVGHIGGDDFIAISSPETAETIAKTIIEVFDAKSPSFYNEKDREQGFMESFNRKGEQQKFPFLSIGIGIVHNTKRPITSYAMVSNIAAELKGFVKQQPGSAYVFDRRDN encoded by the coding sequence ATGGCAAACGAAAGAATTTTAATAGCTGATGATAATAATGCGATACGGGAACTTGTTGAAGATATTTTAAAAGACGCGGGATATGAAGTGGTTACCGCCGTTGACGGGGATGACGCCCTTGAAAAAATATATATGCAAAATCCCGCGCTTTGTATCTTAGATTATGAGATGCCCAACAAATCAGGCTTTGATGTTGTAAGAGAGGTGCGCGGGCGCGCCGGTTATGTAAGTATGCCTATTATGATTTTTACCGCTATCTCCGACAGGGATATCAAAATACAGGGTCTCGGTCTTGATATTGACGATTATTTAAATAAACCCGCGGACGCTGAGGAAATTATAGCGCGCGTTAAACTTTTGTTAAGAAGAACAAAGCAAAGGCTTGACTCAAACCCGCTTACCCGTTTGCCCGGCAATCCTTCAATACAGGCGACGATCGAAAGCAGAATACAAGAGCAGTTGAAATTTGCGGTTTTGTATTGTGACTTAAACAATTTTAAAGCTTTTAATGATAAATACGGCTTTGAAGCGGGCGACAAAATTATTAAATTTACCGCCATGACAATTCTTGAAGCTGCTAAATTAGACCCTGAAAACTTTGTCGGGCATATAGGCGGCGATGACTTTATAGCCATAAGCAGCCCGGAAACAGCCGAGACTATAGCAAAAACAATTATTGAGGTGTTCGACGCTAAATCTCCTTCTTTTTATAATGAAAAAGACAGGGAACAGGGATTTATGGAATCATTTAACAGAAAGGGGGAGCAACAGAAGTTCCCGTTTCTTTCAATAGGTATTGGAATAGTACATAATACAAAACGCCCGATAACATCTTACGCTATGGTAAGCAATATAGCGGCCGAGCTTAAAGGATTTGTAAAACAACAGCCCGGCAGTGCCTATGTTTTTGATAGAAGAGATAATTAG
- the mnmA gene encoding tRNA 2-thiouridine(34) synthase MnmA, with translation MKILVGLSGGVDSSLTAALLKDKGYEVTGATMSIWDPSLPTPATPNNACLGPEEEDIKTASAVAKEIGIGFHVIDCREEYKKIVIENFKDEYKKGRTPNPCIWCNSFIKFGALPASAKKQGVIFDKFATGHYARIIFNEETGRYQLRKALDEAKDQTYFLYRLTQKQLSETLFPLGEYTKKQVRALAKEKNLLAAEKADSQDFYCGDYNDILQFSAQPGSIVDKEGNVLGKHDGIWNYTIGKRKGVGISGAKEPMYVIELLPKQNLVVVGTKKDLYKDVLTASEINWGSVEEPKEPVKVQAKIRQMHTPSNATLTPLPGNRAEVKFDEPQMSITAGQSVVFYQGDIVLGGGIID, from the coding sequence ATGAAAATACTTGTAGGACTTAGCGGCGGGGTTGATTCCTCCCTCACGGCCGCATTATTAAAAGATAAAGGATATGAGGTTACGGGGGCTACAATGTCTATATGGGACCCAAGCCTTCCCACGCCGGCAACACCAAATAACGCCTGCTTAGGCCCGGAAGAGGAGGATATAAAAACCGCCTCCGCCGTAGCTAAAGAAATAGGCATCGGTTTTCATGTAATAGATTGCCGTGAAGAGTACAAAAAAATTGTAATAGAGAATTTTAAAGACGAATATAAAAAAGGCCGTACTCCAAACCCGTGTATTTGGTGCAACAGTTTTATTAAATTCGGCGCTTTACCCGCGTCGGCAAAAAAACAGGGCGTGATTTTTGACAAGTTTGCCACAGGCCACTACGCCAGAATAATTTTTAATGAGGAAACAGGAAGATACCAACTAAGAAAAGCTTTGGACGAAGCCAAGGATCAAACTTATTTTTTATACCGTTTAACACAAAAACAACTGTCCGAAACTCTTTTTCCTTTAGGAGAATATACAAAAAAACAAGTACGCGCCTTAGCTAAAGAAAAAAACCTTCTTGCAGCCGAAAAAGCGGACAGCCAGGATTTCTACTGCGGCGATTATAATGATATTTTACAGTTTTCCGCTCAACCCGGCAGCATTGTGGATAAAGAAGGCAACGTTTTAGGCAAACACGACGGCATTTGGAATTATACAATAGGCAAAAGAAAAGGTGTCGGCATCAGCGGCGCTAAAGAACCTATGTACGTAATAGAACTTTTGCCAAAGCAAAACCTTGTTGTGGTCGGCACTAAAAAAGATTTATATAAAGATGTTTTAACCGCGTCAGAAATTAACTGGGGCTCAGTTGAGGAACCTAAAGAACCTGTAAAAGTGCAAGCTAAAATACGTCAGATGCATACTCCCTCAAACGCAACTTTAACGCCTTTGCCGGGCAATAGAGCTGAAGTAAAATTTGACGAGCCACAAATGTCTATCACCGCAGGGCAAAGCGTTGTTTTTTATCAGGGAGACATCGTTTTAGGCGGCGGAATAATAGACTGA